The sequence TCGCCCGCATCCGTGCGGTGCTGCGGCGCAGGGCAAAGGCCTGCCCACCGGCGGGCGAGGGGACGTCCGGGGAGGAGCTCCGTTTCGGCCCCTTCCGGCTCGACACGGCGGCCCAGCGCCTGACCCGGGATGGCGAGTCCGTCGACCTGACGACGGGCGAGTACGCCCTGCTGCGCATCTTCGTGGAGCGCCCCAACCGGGTCCTGAGCCGGGACACCCTGGTGGACCTGCTCAAGGGGTACGAGCGCGACCCCTTCGATCGCAGCGTGGACGTGAGGGTGGCCCGCCTGCGCAGCAAGGTCGAGGAGGAAACCCGGGAGCCCCGCTACATCCGCACCGTGTGGGGGCAGGGGTATCTGTTCGCGCCCGATGGTGACGCCCGGTGAGGTGGGTGCCCGGGACGCTGTTCGGCAAGACCGCGGTCACTCTGATGGTCGCGTTTCTCTATTTCGCGTTCTTCGCATTCGCGGCGGTCGTCCATTACGTCCAGGTGCCCGTCGCTCGGCAGGCGGCGGAGGACCTGGCCACCTTCCTGCTGCTGACCGGGCGCG comes from Gammaproteobacteria bacterium and encodes:
- a CDS encoding response regulator, with translation MESESARLLVVDDDAGLRALLTKYLTKEGFVVTAVPDGAAMDAWLGRESADLVILDLMLPGEDGLSLARRLRAGSDVPIVILSARGEDLDRIVGLEVGADDYLAKPFNPRELLARIRAVLRRRAKACPPAGEGTSGEELRFGPFRLDTAAQRLTRDGESVDLTTGEYALLRIFVERPNRVLSRDTLVDLLKGYERDPFDRSVDVRVARLRSKVEEETREPRYIRTVWGQGYLFAPDGDAR